A region of the Stigmatopora nigra isolate UIUO_SnigA chromosome 10, RoL_Snig_1.1, whole genome shotgun sequence genome:
TGTCGAGGATACATTTGCTGCATTTGGCCCATATTGGCAGCTGGTCTTCCTGCTTGAAGAGATTGTTGGTGCATTTGGGACTGGTGATGcatttgttgctgctgctgttgttgttgtggcaTTAAACTTCCACTATTCACCAGGTGGTTGAGAGCTGGTCCACTCTGAATCAAAGTGTCCAGAGCTTTCTGAACACTTGGGTTATCAAAATTGATACCACCAGAAGCATTGCCAGCTCTTGGACCACCTGGCGAGGCTGCAGAGCCACGGCCCATGGGGACACCATAGCCCTGAGCTGCCACCCCAGCAGACCGTGCTGAGCCGTAGTCTTGGGACTGAGCTGTAGTCGAGGAGGCGCTTGAAGATGCTGTGCTCTTGAACAGGCTGAGAATTTTGGCCTGAAGCTCTTGGTTGGAATTGGACTGCGCGCCCAGAGAGGCAGACTGCGATCCCATGGATTGGGAAGCCATGTGGCCGGACTGAGGGCCCATGTGAGCGGAATGGGGTGCCATGTGACTGGACTGGGGTACCATGTGACTAGACTGGGATGCCATGTGACTGGACTGGGATGCCATAAGGCCAGTCTGCTGCTGTGCCATGAGACCAGACTGGGGCGCCATGAGACCAGACTGTTGCTGCGCCACCCGGGAAGAAAGGCCAGGACCCATTGCTGATGTTCCCATGCCAACTGCAGACGGCACATCGGCAGTGGCGGGGAGGACAGCAGCTGTCCAAAGACAACAATTAGTATGTGACCACACTGCCACAAAGACCACGAATGATGAAGAGTTGTACCTGCAAGAGGGTCCGCAGGATTTCGTACGAGTCGAGCACGTTTGTCGGTGAGGTACGAGATCATTCCCTCCAGTTCTTCGGGCGTTAAAAACCTGCCCGACGACAACATACCCAACCGTTATTGAGCCAATATGCGGCAAATACAACATTTACTCGCAATAAGCCAtactcttaaaattgctttaacattgttgaattttacaatttttcgcatataagccaccaaAACTGATTATTAtaattacaaaattacaattttcttaccagaagtttaagatgttgtggctgCCAAATTGCTTTTTATGTCGATAGTTGATATTACTGTAATAGTTATCACTCTCGAACAAGAACGAAGTTCAAGTGCCACGTTGAGTAAAGTATTATTTGTCATCTAACATCACACTGTTGTTTCACTAATGAGAAAACTCACCTGAGTGATTTCATTTTCATACCTGTTTTCTGCCAGTAGCGTGATAGACGTGAGTACGGTGACAGGGTGGCTCTCGCGGTCGGGGTCGCGAAGCAACACTTCGTCAGCCATTTTAGCAGCCTTGCGTGCTATCTCCTCACGCTCCTTCTCGCGGTTCTCCATCTTATAAGTGTCGTAATTATGGCTGATCAGCATCATGGCGTCCTGCATTGGCATGTTGCGGTGCTCTGTGGAACCATTGTAACACAATACGTGACCAAATGACACCAACCCGGTTAGAAAGTCAAACTTACAACATATTTAATATCGATTTACTGCAATAAAGTACACTAGTAACTGAGAGTGCCTGTTTTGAAACTGCTGGAGTACATCTTATCTTGCACATGGGGAAGCTTACCTTGAGGTGTGCCGAACAGGATGTTAACTGTGCAGGATCGGTGCACCTGGTGCTGCTGGGTAATGATGATTGCAAAGGGTGTGCGGGCACGGCCCACATCCTCCAGCGCCTGTGTCAGTGACACTTCGGTGTTGAGGAAGATCAGGTCGACCACCATGCCCAAATCGTGCACTTTGCGGCCAACTGTCTCGGCATACTCCCGGCTATTGGTCGGGAAGACACAGGTAATCAAACGTTCGTCTCGAGGGAAGACGTTTCTCAGAAAGAGAATCCGGCCTTACTTCTGGGCCTTGTTGACGACGATTACGGAGCAGTCGACTGGGCGATCAGTTTCTTGGCGCCGTTGCAGTTCTTCGTAGTACTGTCGATACAACTCATTGCGCCTGCGCTCCTCTGGACGAACGCGATCATCTGTTGGGCATGAAGCGAGCTTTATCTTATCATTTGGCATCGATGGTATTAGTCACCCGATCCATTTGAGCTGGCAATCGATAACCGACAGAAATCTTAATAGGTGACTGACCTTCAGCTTCCCGACGGCCATTCCATGGGTCCCTGTACTGGTCCCTAAATGGTTCATCCTTTCTTCTGTAGTAGTCTTCGGCCGGGTTTCCACCACGGTAGTAACGGTCATAATCCAATCTGTTGTATCAAAAGATTTTCAACACAAGGATTACATAAAACGTCCTCAGGGTTAGTATAGATTGAAATGTAGACCTTACTTATAAGCCGGATCTCGTGGTCCTCTCAGGTCCTTGTCTCTGCCTTCAGAACCACGATAACGGTACTCGTGGTCGCGAGGGTGACTTCCTGGTCTCTGCTCTCTGCCGGGAGAGCTCCTCCCGTCACGTCCTTCGCGGTTGTCGCGATCTCGGGGGTCACGAGCGTCGCGGTCTCGGGGCTCGCGAGGGTTACCTGGAGAGCGGGAGCGGGACCGGGGTCGTGGCTCTTTCCCGTCTCCGTAACCACCAAATGCCCTGCGCAGAAGTTCGTAGAAGTGAGGGGAGGACAGACAAGTAATGGTATGGAAACTTAAATTATCACAGCGGGGAATACATGCGACCCAGATGACTCCAGTGTATTTCCATTGTGAATAAACAAGTGACCCTGGTTGTAAACCATCGCAAATCCACCACGAAAATGGGAAATTTTATCCTGCCGATACCGAAAGAAATTGTCCATTTTAGAAATCTTAAGATTGCTGCAGATACCGACTGTCTGGTTTAGAAGCAAATGTGACACATTCATAAGAACGGATGGCTAAATAAGccaagagaggaaaaaataaatagaaaagtatttttttttttgttaacgaAGATTTTACCAGATTTTAGTCTTGGACAGGTCAAGATATTTAGGAATGAAAGTAATAAATGTAAAGTCAAATTAATAAGATGCCAAATAAATCCACTTGATTAGTTGAATTATGTTAAGAGAGGAATCATTCAAATAAAAAGCTATTCAACAAGTTCTGCAACTGAAAATACCCGTGGTTGCAGATGTTTAACTTAACACTCACAAAACAGTCCAACAACACATGCCGCATATGTATGGGTGATGGGACCGTGTATGGCGGGTGTTCGACACGAAAAGGCATTGCTTATCATATGCACCGATGATATAATTTTACACGGAACCATCAGAAAGTCACTACGAAATGAAAGACCTTTTAATTCTCCCCGCTGGAGATTTGATTCCTTGTGTTGATAAAGTCATAAAGTGACAATTCCAGTAAAAATTGTCGCACTAAGTTTCAGTAACCACATGACAATCCCCAAAAAGGTGTTACGGTCGAAAACTGATCAGAGAAAATTGCAGAGTCCTGGCTTTGTCGCAAAGATCAACCTTGGAGTTTTCCGCAAATTTGAACCGAACGAGACTTCACGAATGTTGTGATTATTGGACCGCGCACTCCTAACACTGAAATCGGTGCCGTATTTCAGAGAACTAATTTTAAGAGCTCAATTTTGACCGAAACGAGTCATAACGCTAGAGGAACGAACACGCGCAGCAGCGAAAAGTTGAGCTCCGACTCCCCACGAAAATCTGTCCAATAACAACGCCGAATAAAGAAAATCTTTCAAGTCTTGGTCTTGAAGAGTCTTGGTTTCTGTCCAACACTACGTTTTATGGCTCACAAGATGAGAAGACTGGGCTTGTTGGGAGGGAAATCAATCTCcgattacatttttttcgaGTTTAGTCCATGATGCAAAAACAGGTGAGAAACCACTTGTCAGAACACTGAATCAATTAGAACTGGACTGTTCTGGTTGTCAGATGTTTCGCCTCACAGTGGAGCAGGCTTCAAGACTTCATGCAACAAGGCATGGCGAGGAGAGCATTAGCCTGATATTGGTGTTCCACAGGCAATTGGGATAGCACCACCCTAACTTGCCACTAATCCTTCCTTCCTATTGCGCatcaaaaccaaaaaggaaagaCGTAGAAGAACATTTCAGGAAGAGGTTTTTGCCaacaggtttatttttttacttttaaaactcCTGCCACTAAAAATAATTGAAGCAACTACAATAATCCTGGCTCGCAAACCTGCCTAAGTGTTCATATGGCCGTCAACCATAAGCGTTTGCGGTTTAAAATCTTGCCCAAGAGACGATGGAAGGTCTTCCCACCGAATTCGTGTTACTTTACCTGCGTGGAGGGCTCTGCTGGGAATGAGGTTTAGCTGACCGTCGTTCCACTGCCATATTTACatctgaaaataaatcaatccaaacgttgaacaaaaaacaatgacaagtcAATCAGATTTCGCGCAGAATAAACCGAAGACCTCGACGCCATAGAAATTCCAACGGTCCAAAATGCAAATGCGCCGTTACTCCAAACTTGGGCTTCTTTATAGGACGAGAAGTCTGCCAAATTGCGATCACGGTGGCGGGGAGGAAATTCTTTTCCGTCGGCAAACTGGTAGGACGGCGCATTTCAAGCTGACACATTAAAGCCATTGCAAAAAATGCAGACAATTGGGTGAAGTTACACTAATAGTACAACtgcttttatttgttgtgtCTGCCAATCATTCCAAATGTCTCCTACAACAGAATTTccattcagaaaaaaagaaacatcatttttttacgaATTATGTCCAAAATCAACATTCGTAGTATTTGAATTTAACGTTGATAATCCGGAACACATGTCATTCATCATATGTGGCCTACAAAGCCATTTTGTTTGTAATGCTAACCAAATGTttacatacacattttttccaCAATCTAATTTTGTCGAAACTTTTCCTGTTTTAAGCCATTTGGGATTGTCAAAATAAGATATTTCCcaaaggccatttttttctgtgatggcCTTTCCAGATTGGTAACCAGCTTTGCATTTGCAGTATGCCTccagtctttttttatttgaaagatCCATTGGCTCCCATGTTTTAACTCCCTCACTGATATCTTCATCATTTTTCGGGATTTCTCCATGCCCTTTCCTGATAATGCCAGTTAATCGGTTATGCGTGGCCTCTCCTTGAAAGTTGGATTTGGTTCTTCAGCTTGTAAGATTCCTTTTTTCTTCATGCATGACAATAGTTAGTGATACTTCAATTTCACCAGCTTCCAACAACAGGATACATCCAAAAACCCTTTGTCCAATATgtgtttggaatatttttttgggtttgaTGGCAACAAGGCTTTTTTTAGCCCATGGTTTGTCTTACTGTCATTGACAAAGCGTGATTTAGTTTCTGCCAGCATCTTAAGgtattttggttgattttgtgAAATTTGAACATTTCACACTAAAAGACTTCTCCAGGAAACAGAAACAACCACCTTCGTGACAAGAAATGTCCATGGTACTTGAACATGGCGCTTAAGTATCTGGAAATTGCACCCAAGGATGACTCACTCGTGCAGGTCCACAATATTCTTCCGGATATCTTCATCTACCCTTTGTCCGGTGAAGTTGTAACGAGCAGCAGCATCTTCCAAATAATAAACTTAGTTTTGTTTAAACACgactatttgaatttttatttaacaAGGTTCTGTTATCCTGACACTGCAGAGTTATTCCAATCCCAACTTTAAACAGGAAAAGTGAAATCTGTTTTAAGATTTAGGAGAAACAAGCGTTTCATAGTGTATATAAACCTCTGTATtagcatttattcattaatctgCATGTATTGTAGAAGATGTATAGTCAGACTTGGTGCAGTCAGGGCTTACCTATTCTATAACCTTTATAAATTCGACCCTTTTGGGCCATCTTTGCAGCTTCCGCTTCCTCTACACGTTCAAATTGTACAAATCCATATCCACGAAACAGGGAAACGCCtgaaaaagggacattttaaGTGCTACAAGAAAAATAATGGAATTGATACGTACCCATTTAGGCAAGCATGTGAATTAATTGACAGTAGTACATGCTAATGAGTCAGGTTAAAAGAAAGTTTAGACAAATTAGACAATTGTCTTCAAATTATGAACTTTGTTGCAGAAGAAGTGTTTACTGACCACATATCTTTCCGTATGGGCTGAAAATCTCAATCAAATCCTTCTTTTCCATGTCAGACGTCGGCAAATTCCCGACAAAAATCCTGCGCTCCATGTCTCTGGGATTATTACTGCTACAGGCGCGAGTGAAGCTTGCTGGCGATGGACTCCGGCTTGTTCTGCGAGACATGACTTGATTCCAAGATTTCGCGGAATTGTTCTTCGTACGTTCGGAAATGGccggatttttttgttttgagtgtTTACGAGCGTCCACAATCCTGAAACATGTCAATGGGGGGGCATAAgcgatttttttctgcaggaTGAAAAGTTGTAAATGAAGAAAGGGGGGAGTGCATTGGAAATGAAGAAATTTAAATCAGGCAGGAAACGTAAACGCGAGTCGGGAAGTCTTTGAGGTTGCGCAAGCAGGTGCATTGGGTTCATCAAATCACAAAGTCCACTTGAGCACGGGCGGCATAAAGGATTCTTCAACGCGCGACGGCAAGGATCACTGCTGTCATTCGTAGAGAGGTCCTTTCAATTGACCACTGTCAGTCGAGTATTATTACGCGGGTGAGTACAGGAGGTCCTCCGTTTTATTCTGATGGTAGCTACCAAATCCTTTTTTGGTTGACAAGTCATGTCACTAAAAATTTACCACTATAATACACCTGGGCACAAAGTAAAGATACATAAACATGTTCGCCTTCCAAAATTTAGTATTCTTCTACCACAACGGGACCTAGCTAATTGTGacattgaaccctggaccccctGTACAACGTCGGAATGTTCGTATTGGCAAAGAAGGGTTTccaatatgggaaaaaaatggacgacGCCTGTTCTGCACAATGACCGTCGAGTCGTGAAATTGTTCGTCCAAAAATGACGCAAGTAAATTGAAGGTGGGGAAATACACGATCCATGAAGGCAAATTCCAAACAAAATTTCTTCTTGCCCACCTTGTCAACCTGTCCTTGTAAATGTTGATTCAAGTGGAAATGTCTTGGCTAATATTGACTTTGGAATAAATGAAATGGGTCTCGACAAATGTAGAAATCCCAAATTTCGACACGTGTTGCCATCAGAAATGAAAGTATTGGATGGCACGGCGCAAAACTTTGTCATCCATTCAAAagtttttcaaaacaaatgacAGACAAACATTTACAGAATGAGTTAATGCTGTTCAACGAACAGGTCGCAATTACCTTAACAGGAATCTGGACAGTGAAGATGGCCGCTGCTAACTTTGTGAAAGTCTGAAAgaaagttaaaaagaaaagttattttctggtataaaattatttattatttctttaaaaacataCGCTAAGATTATTTATGCAAAAAATAGTACCCCGATTGCACGTATTCCTTGCAAGATACTCTTTTCTTTAAAGCAGCACCATCCAAACTGTttagaatataaatatttagtaATATAAATTtagagatttgtttttaaagatgcTTGCCAATGGACTGCTTCTGCAAGAGTTTACAGTACTAAGTATCGGGCCCAAAATATTATTCTTATGCCGTGAATATACTGATAATTAACAGCAATATGTAAAAACATGCCTCATGCTGCCGACATCCGGCATGTCGTTGTATTAGCAAGTACCCATAAGTCCATTGAACTACTCTTGGATAATACTGAAGACATGATCTGATAATATAATACGTATCTGTATCTCATCTATCATGCATCCACCTATACTAGACAAATGCACTAATATGTGCGAGTTTTACAGTCTAGAGTCGTAAACAATAGTCAAAATCAAGCGATCTTATTTAGCAGCGTAGCTTGTGTGGACTGTGAACATTCAACATGGAGTATGCCGCCAAAGCACCCGCGAGCATCTGAGAACTGAACGGGGATATACAAAAAGATCCAGCCATAGAAACACAAGTTAACTTCACTTGGAAGACAAGTTAGCGTGTAAATTCAGTCACCTATTTAATAGATCGACATGTTAGCTTTGATGCGTTCGGGTACGTATAATATAACGTAGATGTTCCGTGTTAGCTCTTAGCTTAGCTCACGAGTCAGCGAACGAAAATGAACAAAGCAGCTACACGTGTTTTTTCATCAAGTACCATTAACTCGCTTGCCTCTTAGAACACAAACACGTTCGGTAGtcaccttcaaaaatgcttttcGCGATTTGTGTATCCCGAAAACTGCAGACTTCACCACGATCTTCATGCAAAAAATCCGACCCCCCACTCTGttgctcctcttcttcttcgttTCGCCAATTGCGCTAAATCACACTTGAATTTCCGCCTCTTCCGACTACTCACTTTCGCCACTTGCTGGTTGGAAGAGCGTAACACATCCAACTACAATTACTACATTGTGAACTGGAGAACAAGACTGACTACATTTTAGTATCATACTCTAACTATGCTGTAGTAATATGATTACAATTAGTGCAAACTGGTTAACATCATATTTAAAAAGGTTTacacaaataaaatgtatcaaacCACATGTATTCTTGATTTACTTCAATCATTTAGATATAACTCCACAACATCCATCTGCTCGCAAAAATAGTTTATTAACAACGTTCACTTGGGATGAAACATTAGTTGTTAACAAAGCCGTGTACGCCAGAGACTTTGTGTCCAAATCTGCATTTCACCATGAGAAATGCTCTCagtgaagaaggaaaaaaaaagtgacgtgCCACTGAACTGCCGCTCACAAGCAAGCGTATGCACGACACATTCTGGGAATGCCACTCTTTCGACAGCATGACCGCCACAATCCGAGAAATGCAATTAAACAGCGATGAGGTTAATGTGCACTGATAACAACTGCCTCAGAAGTTTtctactatttttttgtgttagtcAGTGTGCTTGTAGTGTATTATTGCACAGTGTCTGGAGCAAATAATACATCTTTATTATACATTCATTAGCCTAtcctgcaaaagaaaagaaaaatataaatggaaGAAATAGTTTCCATGCAAACATGTTAAATGATACCAATGAGCAACATAGGGATGCGGTCTGCCTGAGGAAGGTTGTTGGCCAGGCCTCGAATGCATCATTGATGATGCCTTCGGGGAACCCGTGGACGGTCAAATCCGAGACTCAATTTGCGGGGAGATTTAAAGCTGAGGAAGCATTTTACAACAGTTTTCGTGGGTTACGCTGAGCGAGGATGAAGATGTGGTTAACTTGACTACCGTAAAATAGTATTcaagacataaaaaataaaaaaaaatcatattcagCCTCCTGGGTtaaatttcaaattttaaatccATTCTGAAATATCACCTTGAAGCAgaatatgcaatttttttgtttttttaactgctaAAACTGAAACTCAAGCTCAACTGGTCAATCAGGTCTAGTCCATAATTCTGATGGCACACCAAAAACGACAAGGCACCAGgagggggtgaaaaaaaaaaaaactttctgtcAACTCCTGTCAAATACACAACAAGTGGCGACCCGCTGAAAACCTACGTGAGCAAACGATGATAGCAAAACTCAAGTTCCGGGCTAACCAGTTGAACACGGATTCTGGTGGTGGGTGGGCACGTCGgtaagaaaaaatgtaaatatgttgtgcacatgtgtgtgtgttttctttctcCCCCTCACAGTTTTGTACTTGGATAATGCAGCTGTTAGCAAATGCATCTGGATTAACTTGGCGAGCGCTCGGGTGTTCCTACGTTTGTCACATAACAGGGACAGGCAATTTATCCTTGACAAGTACAAGAAAGCATGAACAGCAGCCAACGCCTCGGCATATTTagcaatgacaacaaaaagaGAAGTAACCGGGATGTAGAAAACGTACAAAAAGGCACTAGCTTTTAACGCGTGCGTTGATTTAGCGGGAGTAAACTCATTGGACGGGACCTTCCTCAGAGAGACGGAACATTAGCGAGGAAGGACACTGGCCGCCCTCGCTCGACAATGGTGCTCAAGCGTCCACGTTTCTTTGCTGCCGGGTTAcaaaatcaaaaacatgctttttttgttttgaagaccaaaaaaaaaaaaaaaaacagaaaacgtttttttccccccaaaacgtCAATTTCTAATATAGACAAAGTTCATTTCATTTCCGTTTTGCGTATAATTTGCCTGCCTGACTCCTACTATGAAATGCAGGATACAGTACAAAGATGCCATTGGGGGGAAAAGGTCAGtcctttttgtgttattttttttcctctctcctgtttctttttttttcctttttttttttttaacaaccgcGCTTGATGGTAGCGTGATCACAACAGGGTGCAGCCACTTCTCTTCTTGCGCTTGCGGACCTGCAGAGCTGCTCTGGTGGCCATCTCAAACACCTCCCGTACGCCATCCTTGGTCTTGGCGGAGCATTCCAGGTATCCGAAGGCATTGATCCTATTGGCCATCTCGCGGCCTTCTTCAACCTTGACCGGCTCCTGCATGATAGACAAAGGTGTTACTGGTGaccacaaatgtttttgttttaatatacaGCATTCGACCTTTGTTGAATCTTCAAACCTGCAGTCAATTTTAAGACTTCTGACCTGCCGAATCTAAGGATGCACTTGCTTAAGTATTGCCCCTCTGATTTTGGATAAGAGGTGTGTCACATTCTGGACTGGTCGCTAGCCAATTTGCGAGTCTTAATGCCCTTCTTTGACCTAATTGCTTTCCggttgaaataaatacattcacttCATGAAACACCAAATTGGTGCAATATCCAACCATGAAAATGATTCCCCTTTTCCACCTATTCACCctaattttccctttttcaagCGCGGCATGCAACCAGACTGTTTCTAGCATACCTGCTTCATCTTGGCCAGCTCTCTCCGTGTGTGCTCATCATTTCTCAAGTCCTTCTTATTCCCCACCAAGATGATGGGGACATTGGGACAAAAGTGCTTCACCTCCGGCGTCCACTTTTCAGGAATGTTTTCTGTCCCCAGAGAGCcgcagtggagaaaaaaaagagagggaaGAGAAGGATATGAGATAAAATACTCAAGGGGGTTGACTATAAAAAGGAGGACAGTCACTTGTAATGATGGATTGCTCTACAAGCTGCTCGAGGCTAGGGTGTTTTTAGCTGCAATATTCCCACTTGCCATCAGGCTTTATGGGGTGACATCATCACATGTAGTcaaactactttttttgtgaCTCACGGGGAATTGccagaaaacacaaacataccTAAACTGTCCGGGCTGTCGATGGAAAAACACATGAGAATGACGTCGGTGTCCGGGTAGGAGAGTGGCCTCAATCTGTCGTAGTCTTCTTGGCCCGCAGTATCCCATAATGCCAACTCCACCTGCATAAACACAGGACATGGTAAATACATCAAATTTTTGTGTCAACATTTGATTACGTTCAAAACCCATCCTGTATCATAACCACTGGTTTAAAGTAAATTGAAATGAGATCTATCTTCACACTCAAGAGTGGGCAGGCGGTTTTGGTGGCATGAAATTTGTGTGACGGCACTACCCTCATCATCACTCCATCTTAATCATCGTCTTTGACGCGTTGTCGCGGCTGTGGGAACGCACACGGGGATTGGCTTCATCCCTCCGAGCTGCTAATTCATTCAATTAGGGAAAGTGGGAGATTAGCAAGCATCAAAACCAAATACCTTCTGTGCTCTGCTACAATCTTTTGCTAATATTTTAGTCTATCATGGATTCAAGCGAAAGACAGTactaaaaaactgaaagaatCGTCTGTAGAGGATGCAGGGCCTAAAATAGAGGTCTGCAGAGGCAGAAGGTGGGAGGCGGCAGCACGACGCATGAGCGATCGGAGTGAGCACGCTCCCACGGGCTTTAGGCTTTttgggagttaaaaaaaaactgcaagaagCAGAAAAGGGCTAATTTTAGTGGAAAAAACCCATCCGCTTGTAGGTGAGGGATTTTAGTCAAAGCACAAATTCTATTTGATCTGCTTGTATAACAGTCTAATTCTAAAGCGAAGGGGTGGGGTGTAAATCCTCTAAAAGTCACAGTGATCCCTCCCCACAGGAACAAAGCGCCACTGTGGATCCTTGAGTTGGAGTTTCCTTTCATCCAAGTGGCAAAATGACAGGATATGAGAGACTTTTATCGCAGCAGGAGGAAAGTCCTGAGGGATGAAgcatgggggtggggggggattTGTGAGGACGACGTGGTCCTTCCCCGTCTATAAGGGAAGCCGTGAGGTAGACTCATTTCCTGTTTTGCTGATAAGGGCTGATCCTGTGTAGCGGGAACAAATCCCTTGGACAAAACAAGACATCTGAAGCGAACACTAGTGGATTTAGCACCTTCAGTATTGGGGAAAAACGCATTGGCTACACCATTGATGGGGACTGGGGTTTCGTTTCATTAAAGCAGTCATTGTACGAACCTGTTTACAATCTACTTCAATATCAGCAATGTAGTTTTCAAACACTGTGGGCACATAGACTTCAGGAAACTGGTCTTTGCTGAAAACGATGAGGAGGCATGTTTTCCCGCAAGCGCCATCGCCAACGATCACCAGCTTCTTCCGAATGGCCGCCATATCTGCTGAGACAAAAGAAGGCAATGGAGTCAAACGACGATGCTATAAAGAGACAGATTTAAGAGTCCAATTATAATTGCGTGACTATTTCCATGTAGGATTCCCATATACTattattttgcttgtcaactaattggatattattttattttattgtgtagtTGGTAACCTGGTTTATATATCAATAacacttatttttattattatttctatacaaaaaatatttctgaaatTGCATTGAAAGTTGTCATTTTGATGTGaagaattttttaaaatcatatttcactTAACGAAAAATTCTatacattttatgttttgtCATTTCATTCGACATCAGTAATGAATGTAACATTATGAAGTATCATCTtccagagcatttttttttacaaatattatcAGTCTCCTTAGATCAATGACCACATATAAATCTGATAAATATTCTTAAGAGgctcaaaataaaagaatgtgGATTTTTTCAGGGGAAACAATGTTTCAAAATAATTAAGTGATGATCAAAATagttgtcaacaacataaatagtgGTCAACTGCtctaatctatatctaatctaatccaatttGCATctgattttatcaatttttggaACAGGCCTTTATGTAAACTGACAACATCCAACTCCCCGTTTTTTGTCACCTTCACCACAAAGTTTTTTTGTATCAgcgttgtttttgtttttttaaccaagcAGTCCAATGAGCACATGAGAACCCCCCTTCTCGCACAccgacaaaaaacaacaatccacTTCCTGTGCTCATAGTTTTGTGGAAGCCGGCCTACTTGCTCTGCACATGCGAGTGTGCACGCACCATTAATCACATGTAGGCAGAGtgtacagaagaaaaaaaacaagaaacagtTGAAGCTAAAAAAGGCATGACGGGAAGTTCACCAAATGGTTGCAACAACaaagttgagtttttttttgtcatttgtgccAGCTTtgttataaatgaatatattataATTGGCATGCTGGTTTGAGAGCAGTTTTCTCAACAAATGGACCAACCACTTCCTTCCAGTCAACATTATTATTGTTTCAACTGGTTTGTCTAATatcaaatgatgaataaattggcaa
Encoded here:
- the ncoa5 gene encoding nuclear receptor coactivator 5 isoform X1, coding for MSRRTSRSPSPASFTRACSSNNPRDMERRIFVGNLPTSDMEKKDLIEIFSPYGKICGVSLFRGYGFVQFERVEEAEAAKMAQKGRIYKGYRIDVNMAVERRSAKPHSQQSPPRRAFGGYGDGKEPRPRSRSRSPGNPREPRDRDARDPRDRDNREGRDGRSSPGREQRPGSHPRDHEYRYRGSEGRDKDLRGPRDPAYKLDYDRYYRGGNPAEDYYRRKDEPFRDQYRDPWNGRREAEDDRVRPEERRRNELYRQYYEELQRRQETDRPVDCSVIVVNKAQNREYAETVGRKVHDLGMVVDLIFLNTEVSLTQALEDVGRARTPFAIIITQQHQVHRSCTVNILFGTPQEHRNMPMQDAMMLISHNYDTYKMENREKEREEIARKAAKMADEVLLRDPDRESHPVTVLTSITLLAENRFLTPEELEGMISYLTDKRARLVRNPADPLAAAVLPATADVPSAVGMGTSAMGPGLSSRVAQQQSGLMAPQSGLMAQQQTGLMASQSSHMASQSSHMVPQSSHMAPHSAHMGPQSGHMASQSMGSQSASLGAQSNSNQELQAKILSLFKSTASSSASSTTAQSQDYGSARSAGVAAQGYGVPMGRGSAASPGGPRAGNASGGINFDNPSVQKALDTLIQSGPALNHLVNSGSLMPQQQQQQQQMHHQSQMHQQSLQAGRPAANMGQMQQMYPRHY
- the ncoa5 gene encoding nuclear receptor coactivator 5 isoform X2, which encodes MAQKGRIYKGYRIDVNMAVERRSAKPHSQQSPPRRAFGGYGDGKEPRPRSRSRSPGNPREPRDRDARDPRDRDNREGRDGRSSPGREQRPGSHPRDHEYRYRGSEGRDKDLRGPRDPAYKLDYDRYYRGGNPAEDYYRRKDEPFRDQYRDPWNGRREAEDDRVRPEERRRNELYRQYYEELQRRQETDRPVDCSVIVVNKAQNREYAETVGRKVHDLGMVVDLIFLNTEVSLTQALEDVGRARTPFAIIITQQHQVHRSCTVNILFGTPQEHRNMPMQDAMMLISHNYDTYKMENREKEREEIARKAAKMADEVLLRDPDRESHPVTVLTSITLLAENRFLTPEELEGMISYLTDKRARLVRNPADPLAAAVLPATADVPSAVGMGTSAMGPGLSSRVAQQQSGLMAPQSGLMAQQQTGLMASQSSHMASQSSHMVPQSSHMAPHSAHMGPQSGHMASQSMGSQSASLGAQSNSNQELQAKILSLFKSTASSSASSTTAQSQDYGSARSAGVAAQGYGVPMGRGSAASPGGPRAGNASGGINFDNPSVQKALDTLIQSGPALNHLVNSGSLMPQQQQQQQQMHHQSQMHQQSLQAGRPAANMGQMQQMYPRHY
- the ncoa5 gene encoding nuclear receptor coactivator 5 isoform X3; this translates as MAVERRSAKPHSQQSPPRRAFGGYGDGKEPRPRSRSRSPGNPREPRDRDARDPRDRDNREGRDGRSSPGREQRPGSHPRDHEYRYRGSEGRDKDLRGPRDPAYKLDYDRYYRGGNPAEDYYRRKDEPFRDQYRDPWNGRREAEDDRVRPEERRRNELYRQYYEELQRRQETDRPVDCSVIVVNKAQNREYAETVGRKVHDLGMVVDLIFLNTEVSLTQALEDVGRARTPFAIIITQQHQVHRSCTVNILFGTPQEHRNMPMQDAMMLISHNYDTYKMENREKEREEIARKAAKMADEVLLRDPDRESHPVTVLTSITLLAENRFLTPEELEGMISYLTDKRARLVRNPADPLAAAVLPATADVPSAVGMGTSAMGPGLSSRVAQQQSGLMAPQSGLMAQQQTGLMASQSSHMASQSSHMVPQSSHMAPHSAHMGPQSGHMASQSMGSQSASLGAQSNSNQELQAKILSLFKSTASSSASSTTAQSQDYGSARSAGVAAQGYGVPMGRGSAASPGGPRAGNASGGINFDNPSVQKALDTLIQSGPALNHLVNSGSLMPQQQQQQQQMHHQSQMHQQSLQAGRPAANMGQMQQMYPRHY